ATGGATTCAGCGAGTTGTCCGATTGTGGCTGGCGCACCAAACGTCATAAAGGCTGCCTTCACAAAGGAGATTAACTTTTTCGAAACCAGAGGGGTGACCTATCTAGATCCGGCGGTAACGTTTACGGAACTCAACTTGATGAAGAAACAGTTGTATGAGGCGTTTCGGGAGTACCTGCAGATAACCGAGGATGAAAGCGACTTTGCGGTGGATCAAGGCTGGAAGGCAATGCAAATGTTTGACTCTGAAATTCAGGACCGTGGCCGGGAGATTCTCGAGCAGGTGGAACAAGAAAATCGTATCGCCATTTTGATGATCGGTCGGCCGTATCACTCTGACCCGGGTTTGAATCACAACGTTTTGGAGGAGTTTCAAGTCCTGGGTTATCCCATCTTATCTATGCGTTCCATTCCAAAGGATGAGGCTTGGCTAGAGCGCTTTTTCAGTGAAGACCTAAAAACTGGGCGTGTGGAGTACGCGATGGAAGTGAGTGATGTGTGGCCTGAAAATTTCAGTTCGAACAGCGTTCAAAAAGTTTGGGCAGCAAAATTTGCAGCACGTCATCCTAACATAGCGGTGCTCGATCTCTCTAGCTTTAAGTGTGGCCATGACGCGCCTACCTACGGGTTGATTGACTCCATCATCTCAACGGCTGGAACGCCTTATTCCGCATTACACGATATTGATGCAAATAAACCAAGCGGTTCGATCAAAATACGTGTGAAAACCTATGCGCATAGTCTTGGTCTTCAGGAAGAGCGTTTGGAGGACCTTGCCCAAAAGAAGGCGGAATTAGCGCGACTTTTGGAGCAAAAGCGTGCCGAGTTACTACAGCAAAAAAGTGGACAAGTGGTTGGTTAATATTAAAAAACAAGGAGCGAAGTAAGATGTCGATAACAAAAACTGCTGAACAAACAAAGAAGCCATCTCCGGAAGAACTCCTTCGTCGATTTCAGGCGGAACAGGAAAAAGCCTTGGGCCTGAGTTCTTTAACTAGGGAGCAGTGGTTCGATCCAGTTCCTCGTCAATTTTTAAACAAGGATAAAGCGAATACGACGATTCTCTTTGGTGGGTTGACCATGGCTCAAGATTATTTGGTAGAAGGCGCGCTTAGTGGGTTGGGATATCAAGTCAAACATTTGGACTGTCCGGATACTGAGTCGTTGCGTTACGGAAAGGAATTTGGGAACCGTGGGCAGTGTAACCCAACGTATTTCACGGTTGGAAATTTAATTAAATATCTTATTCAGCTTCGGGATGAGGAAGGAAAGTCGAAGGAAGAAATCGTAAGGAATTACCTCTTTGTGACCAGCGGATCGTGCGGTCCTTGCCGTTTCGGAACTTATGTTACGGAATATCGCAAGGCCCTTCGGGATGCTGGTTTTGACGGATTTCGAGTACTCTTGTTCCAACAGCAAAGTGGGTTAAAGCAGGCGACCGGTGGAGAGTCTGCCCTAAAGCTCGATACGTCTTTTTTCTTGAGCTTTTTGAAAGCGGTTTTGTTGGGAGATATTTTGAATGCAGTGGGCTACCGCATCCGTCCTTACGAAATCCACGCGGGTTCCACAGATGCTGCTCTGGCTCGTTGTAAAAAGCATTTATACGACGCTTTAAGTGGGCAAAAGTGGCTGTTCCCAGCGCTGTTACAATGTCGCAAGGAATTGCGTACCATCCAGGTGGATCGGGCTCAGGTAAAACCCAAAGTAAGCATTCTTGGTGAGTTTTGGGCGATGACAACTGAAGGTGACGGCAACTACCAATTACAACGGTTCTTAGAGAGCGAAGGAGCTGAGGTCGAAGTACAATCGGTTACGGCTTGGATTCTTTATCTGATCTGGGCTGGGCGCTACGACACAAAAGAACGAATGAATTTGAGCACGGCGGATTCCGGTCGTAAAGGATTAAAAGGAGTAAATCCTTTCTTGCGTATGCGTGCGCTCGCTCTGGCTGACGGCGTCCTCCGTGGGATGTTTCAAACCTATGCTCGGACCATTGGACTACGGGGTTATCATTTACCCAACATGGATGAGATCGCAGAGGTTGCCCACCAACACTACAATAACCAACTGCGTGGTGGAGAAGGTCATATGGAAGTCGGTAAATTGATTCTGAATGTGGTCAAGCACAAGGCCAACATGACGATTTCTGTAAAACCGTTCGGGTGCATGCCATCTTCGGGTGTTTCGGACGGGGTTCAATCACTCATCACCGAGAAATATCCCGAAGCCATCTTTCTCCCAATTGAAACGACCGGAGATGGAGCTATCAACGTCTACAGTCGTATTCAGATGATGTTGTTCAAGGCAAAACAGGGTGCACAGAAGGAGTTTAACGAAGCTATTACAACAAAAGGATATACGGTTGAAAAGCTTCAAACCGGTTGGGGACGTAAAAAATTGAGCGATCCGTTGCATTCAAGTCGACACGTGGTTGCTTGTACCGCGGCCAATACAGTATATGATATGCGCACGTTTCTGAACGGATTTTCCTTGCAACGAAACAAACACGAGATGGAAGGAATTTAGCTTGGTTAGAAAAGTCAATTCATGTTCCGCAGCTGAAACATGGTATATATAGGTGACAAATTCGGCTCTTGTATTGATGCGCTGTGAATACTGGAGTCGAATTTGTTTGTTTCGTATAGGCCCCTAGATCTTATCGTTATTGATTCCATTCCTATTTCCATAAGCATTTCTCTAATTTATAGCGTTCAATTTTTCAATCGGTGAAGAATATAATCTGCTGTCCGGATCGCCACCGCAACAATCGTTAAGGCGGGATTTGTTCCCCCAATGTACGGTAATACGCTGCTATCAGCCACAAACAAATTAGATACTTGATGTAGTTCACCATATTGATTCGTTACTGAAAAATGAGGATTGTTACCCATTCGACAAGTCCCCGACTCATGAGACTCTCTGCCAGGAGGCTTCAAGCAAGGTGGCGCAATTAAATGTATCCCTATTCCGCACGCTTGATTCTCCATTGAAGAAATCATCTGTTGAATTACATGTAGGTCTCGTTCACTGAACGTAAAGTGTACAGCCAACTTTGGGATTCCGTATTCATCTACTTGATTCGGACTGAGGGATACCCTGTTCGTATATCGCGGTTCGACCGCACCAAATCCTCGCATACTGATTCTTAAATCTCGGTTTCCGATCTCACCATAAATGTTTGGAGCATATTCATAAGGCTGGTCCAGATGGATCTCGACTTGATATCTTTGGCGGTGTGTGCGTGGAACTAAAATCGCCATATTTCCTATTTCGCGTTCACTATGGACGAATTCGAGTCGCCCTTCTGTCTCTGCCCATGAATGGTTGACTAAGTATCGTCCAATGGATTCATCTTGAATCCCAGAGCAGAGGAGAATATGTGGATTTTCTAAAGTACTTGCTGCCAGGACAACTATTTTTCCTTTTATGACATAGGCCTTCCGGCTAGGAGTAAGGACTTGTACCCCTACGACGGTTCCTTTGTCGGTGAAAACTTGTACGACCCGTGCATTTACTGCTAGATCAAATGCTCCAACATTTAAGGCGTGGGCAAACAGATTGATTGAACTGAACACGGCGCTTAGGTGTAGACCATTCTTTCTAAAGTTGTGGTCAATGGCCAAAGGGAAATCAGTTGCCTCCACATAACCGATCGTGCGAAGACGTCTTAGAAGATTTTGTTGGATGGTAGATCTTTGTGTAAATTTCTGGCTCACTCCCATAACTCGTTCGGCAATTTGGTAGTAGGGCAGGAGCTCTTGATATGTAAATGGCCATGTTTGAAAATCTAATGGATGGAAACGAGGGCTGCCTGTTCCCCAATATAAGGTTCTTCCCCCAAACGCAAAAAACTGTGAAAAATCCAATGGAATTGCTAAGTCGGTGTGATGACA
This is a stretch of genomic DNA from Alicyclobacillus dauci. It encodes these proteins:
- a CDS encoding 2-hydroxyglutaryl-CoA dehydratase; this encodes MSITKTAEQTKKPSPEELLRRFQAEQEKALGLSSLTREQWFDPVPRQFLNKDKANTTILFGGLTMAQDYLVEGALSGLGYQVKHLDCPDTESLRYGKEFGNRGQCNPTYFTVGNLIKYLIQLRDEEGKSKEEIVRNYLFVTSGSCGPCRFGTYVTEYRKALRDAGFDGFRVLLFQQQSGLKQATGGESALKLDTSFFLSFLKAVLLGDILNAVGYRIRPYEIHAGSTDAALARCKKHLYDALSGQKWLFPALLQCRKELRTIQVDRAQVKPKVSILGEFWAMTTEGDGNYQLQRFLESEGAEVEVQSVTAWILYLIWAGRYDTKERMNLSTADSGRKGLKGVNPFLRMRALALADGVLRGMFQTYARTIGLRGYHLPNMDEIAEVAHQHYNNQLRGGEGHMEVGKLILNVVKHKANMTISVKPFGCMPSSGVSDGVQSLITEKYPEAIFLPIETTGDGAINVYSRIQMMLFKAKQGAQKEFNEAITTKGYTVEKLQTGWGRKKLSDPLHSSRHVVACTAANTVYDMRTFLNGFSLQRNKHEMEGI
- a CDS encoding GMC oxidoreductase: MSSPRYFRDVKQYIHVCSSNPPLDYLDHWIPLTPLEQMARTDYDVIIVGTGAGGGAVLWRLCDKWRKGGKRIAVIERGDLLLPTHAMNLPTLNYERMIRFVENPKFKQPITCHHTDLAIPLDFSQFFAFGGRTLYWGTGSPRFHPLDFQTWPFTYQELLPYYQIAERVMGVSQKFTQRSTIQQNLLRRLRTIGYVEATDFPLAIDHNFRKNGLHLSAVFSSINLFAHALNVGAFDLAVNARVVQVFTDKGTVVGVQVLTPSRKAYVIKGKIVVLAASTLENPHILLCSGIQDESIGRYLVNHSWAETEGRLEFVHSEREIGNMAILVPRTHRQRYQVEIHLDQPYEYAPNIYGEIGNRDLRISMRGFGAVEPRYTNRVSLSPNQVDEYGIPKLAVHFTFSERDLHVIQQMISSMENQACGIGIHLIAPPCLKPPGRESHESGTCRMGNNPHFSVTNQYGELHQVSNLFVADSSVLPYIGGTNPALTIVAVAIRTADYILHRLKN